One genomic segment of Strix aluco isolate bStrAlu1 chromosome 14, bStrAlu1.hap1, whole genome shotgun sequence includes these proteins:
- the LOC141929821 gene encoding C-signal-like — MMSRRQSCRVSPPGVEATEMAALARSVLVTGSNRGIGLELVRQLAASPWPPQHIFATCRHPEGPRGKALQELAAQHPSIKLVQLDIVNLPSIRGAVRAVGSHLKDQGLNLLINNAGISSHATLRSLDSQEMLSVFATNVVGPLQVAKEFLPLLEKAAKDAGKEGLSCSRAAVINVSTKLGSIGLCLGVLEAPMYPYRASKAAQNMVTRCMAAELQDKGILCTAIHPGWVKTDMGTQKAPLTVERSVRGILAVLASLSQDTSGAFLDWEGNSLPW, encoded by the exons ATGATGAGCAGGCGGCAATCCTGCCGTGTGTCACCGCCCGGCGTGGAGGCCACAGAGATGGCTGCGCTGGCTCGGAGCGTCCTAGTGACAGGGTCCAACCGGGGCATTGGGCTGGAGCTTGTGAGGCAGCTCGCCGCCAGCCCCTGGCCCCCCCAGCACATCTTTGCCACCTGCCGCCACCCTGAAGGTCCGAGAGGGAAG GCCCTGCAAGAATTAgctgcccagcaccccagcatcAAACTGGTCCAGCTAG ACATAGTGAACTTGCCCAGCATCCGAGGGGCCGTGCGGGCTGTGGGGTCTCATCTGAAGGACCAGGGCTTGAACCTGCTTATCAACAACGCGGGCATCAGCTCGCATGCCACACTGCGCTCCCTGGATTCACAGGAGATGCTCTCTGTGTTTGCCACCAACGTGGTTGGACCACTTCAGGTTGCCAAG GAGTTTCTGCCGCTCCTGGAGAAGGCAGCGAAGGATGCGGGGAAggaggggctgagctgcagcagggccGCGGTCATCAACGTCTCCACCAAACTGGGCTCCATCGGGCTGTGCCTCGGCGTGCTGGAGGCCCCCATGTACCCGTACCGTGCCAGCAAG GCTGCCCAGAACATGGTGACGAGGTGCATGGCTGCGGAGCTCCAAGACAAGGGGATCTTGTGCACGGCCATCCATCCTGGCTGGGTGAAGACCGACATGGGAACGCAGAAG gCGCCGCTGACAGTGGAGCGCAGCGTGCGGGgcatcctggctgtgctggccaGCCTCTCGCAGGACACCTCCGGAGCCTTCCTTGACTGGGAAGGGAACAGCCTGCCCTGGTGA